From the Ignavibacteriales bacterium genome, the window GGTATTATACAGGGTGTTGTGGTTAAGAGTGAAGTACCGGAGGAAGTATGGGAAAAGTTCGGCACGCTGACACAGGAGTCCTCCATCATCGTTAAAGGAAAAGTTGTCGTCCACCATAAGAAAGAAGACACATACGAGATACAGGTATCCGACGTCGAGATTATTCAAATAGCAGAACCCTATCCTATTTCTCACAAAGAGCACGGTATAGAATTTCTCATGGACGAAAGGCACCTATGGCTCAGATCGAGAAGGCAGGTTGCCATACTGCGAGTAAGGAATGAGATTATTCACGCCATTAGGGAATACATGTATGATAACGGCTTCGTGCTTTTCGATACACCGATATTCACTCCTAATGCATGCGAAGGGACGTCCACGCTCTTCTCGACCAAATATTTCGATATGGGCGATGCATATCTTGCGCAGTCCGGACAGCTTTATGCTGAAGCCGGAGCGATGGCGCTCGGTAAGGTTTACACACTCGGACCTACATTCCGCGCGGAAAACTCTATGACGAGAAGGCACATAACGGAATTCTGGATGATGGAGCCGGAGATGGCTTATTATGACTTAGAAGATGACATGGATCTGATTGAAGACTTCCTGGAATATGTGGTACAAAGAGTAATAAAGAACTGCGCGAAGGAACTAGAGGAGCTGGGCAGGGACGTTTCTAAATTAGAGAAAGTGAAGAAACCTTTCCCGAGAATTACATATGACGAAGCGATAGAGATATTAAGAAAGAGGGACATACCTCTTATAAGAAAGACAGATAAAGGCGAAGAAGAGATAAGACCATTCCCTTGGGGTGAAGATTTTGGCGCACCTCATGAGGAAGCGATCGTTGAAGAGTATGACAAGCCTGTTATGGTTCATCGCTGGCCCGCGGAAGCAAAGGCATTTTATATGAAGCGTGATCCGGAAAATCCAAAGCTTGTACTCGGTGTGGACGTGTTAGCGCCGGAAGGTTTCGGTGAGATCATCGGAGGCTCACAGCGTGAAGAAGATATTAATGTTTTACAGGAGAGAATAAAAGAGCACGAGCTTCCAATGGAAGCGTTTGAGTGGTATCTGGACCTCAGGAGGTTCGGAAGCGTGCCTCACTCCGGTTTCGGGCTCGGTATCGAGAGAATGGTCTCATGGATCTGCAACCTGGAACACATACGGGAAGCGATACCTTTCGCGAGAAGACCGAACAGGATAACACCGTAATTTGTTATAATTATTATGGAAAAGATAATAATAGACGGAAATAATCTAATGCACAAGATTCCTCACATCAAGGATTCGAGGGAGGCTGTGGTCGAAGCGGTGAGATCCCGTGTAAATAAAAATGTGATATTCGTCTTCGACGGGCATGGCGAGGATACTATCAACGTAAGATATTCGGGAAACAAGAGTGCCGATGACATAATAAGACAATACATTGAACTGAACGAAGGCAATACCGATCTGACCATTGTGAGCTCGGACAATGCGATCGCCGGGCTGGGAAAAGCCTGCGCTTGTAACGTGATTAAGTCCGAAGATTTCTGGAATTCCATCAGCGCAAATGACGGTGTAACTCGTGATAAGAACGTCAATCAATTGTACCATTACGATGATGAAAAGCCGGGCGGTATGAGCAGGAAAGACATGAAAGAGTTCAAAAAATACTTCACATAATTGCTCGAAGTTGTTGGATATATCTGCGCGATTGCAGTAGGATTAATACTGGGTTTGCTCGGCGCGGGAGGCGCGATACTCACTGTCCCGATACTCGTTTACATATTTGGGGTTAATCCCGTTACCGCAACTGGCTATTCGCTTTTTATTGTCGGCTCGACGACTTTCATAGGTTCTTTATCATATTTTAAAAAGGGGCTCGTAAATTTAAAGACCTCGATCGTTTTCGCAGTTCCTTCGCTTATCTCGATGTTCATCACACGCAAATTTATTATTCCTTCAGTACCTGATACATTACTAAGTATTAACGGCTTCGACCTCACAAAAGACCTGGCTGTGATGATAATTTTTGCGGTGTTTATGCTGGGGTCATCATATTCTATGATACGCGGAGGTGTTAAAGAAGAACATACACGCGAGGTGGTTCACAAAAAAGATCTTATTCTAATAGCCTTCTATGGATTTGGGATAGGATTTGTGACCGGGATTGTCGGAGCGGGTGGAGGATTTCTTATCGTACCGGCTCTGGTGCTTCTTGCGAAGATCCCCGTAAAATCAGCCATCGGCACGTCGCTTCTGATAATTACTATTAATTCTCTTTCCGGTTTTGCCGGCGACCTGCTGGGGCATTATGACGTGGAGTGGGGTTTCCTGCTGACTTTCCTTGCTTTTGCCATAGGAGGAATATTGATAGGAAGTTACCTGTCTCACAAAATATCGGCGGCAAGGTTAAAGACCTCGTTCGGCTGGTTCGTTCTGGCAATGGGGTCATATATATTAATTAGAGAAATTATAGCAACATTAAATTAAATTTATACATGAAACACGAACACATTAAAATCGATGAATTCAAAACGAAAATGGATGAGGGCGGATACCAGGTACTGGACCTAAGAACTCCGGCGGAATTCGAAGCCGGTCATATAGAAGGTTCTTATAACCTCGATTTCACGCATCCGGGTTTTCATGCACTGATAGAAGCTCTCGATAAAGATAAAAAGTACCTGCTTTATTGCCGTACGGGGAATAAGAGCGGGCAGACAATGGACATTATGAAGGAGAAGGGATTTGCCGAGTCATATAATATGCTCGGAGGAATAGTGGAATGGAATGACGAAGGTTACGACGTGGTAAAGTAAAATTTAAAATTTTATAAAATGGAAATAAAACAATTTTATGACGAATGCCTGGCGCACGCATCCTATGCAATTCTAAGTGAAGGAGAGGTAGCGCTGGTTGATCCTGCAAGGGATCCAAAACCATATTATGATTTTGCGAAGGATAATAATGCTAAGATAACAGCCGTAATTGAGACTCACCCGCACGCCGATTTTGTAAGTTCGCATCTGGAAATATCCAGGCATACGGGAGCGAAAGTATATACAAGTGATCTCTATGGACCAAAATATGATTATACGGCGTTCGATGACGGTGATGAGTTAAAGCTGGGTAACATCACTCTTCAATCCATTAATACTCCGGGGCATTCGCCTGATAGCATCAGTATCTTGATAAAAGATGAAGACGGAAAAGACTATGCTCTTGCAACGGGAGATACCTTGTTTGTTGGTGATGTAGGCAGACCTGATCTGCGTGAGTCAGCCGGGGCGATCAGCAAGAAGAGAGAAGAGCTTGCTCGAATGATGTACAATACCATACATGAGAAACTTCTCAATATATCAGACGATGTGCTGGTTTATCCGGCGCACGGTGCCGGGTCACTTTGCGGTAAAGCGCTCAGCAGTGACAGGTACAGCACTATGGGTAGAGAAAAGAAAACTAATTACGCTCTTCAGCCGATGGGTGAAGATGAATTCATTGATGTACTGCTTGAGGGACAGCCTTTCATTCCGAAATATTTCGGTTATGATGTGGAGACTAACAGGCAGGGCGCTCCTGATTTCGAAGAGAGCGTTGTAAATGTTCCGCGTATCAAAACAAAGGATATAAAGCCCGGTATCTTAATTATAGACGCTAGGATGGCTGATGAATACAGGAACGGACATTTAGAGGGAGCCATCAATATTGCTCCGGGCAGGGCATTCGAGACGTGGCTGGGTTCGATAGTAGCACCTGATGAAAAATATTATCTTGTGGCTTTGGATGATGAATCTGTCGAAAAGATGATCAGACGTACGGCAAAAATAGGTTACGAGTCAAAGATAGAGGGCGCGCTGGTAAATACGGGCACGGTTTCCTCTAACGCCGATACTATCGATTACGGTGATTTGAAACAAAATCCGCAAAACTACACTATCATTGATGTAAGGAATCCGGGCGAATTAGCCGACTTTACAATATTCGATAGCGCGGTAAATATTCCTCTGGCTGAATTGAGGGATAGAGTGAGCGAGATCGATACCGGTAAACCGGTTGTTGTTCATTGCGCCGGTGGGTCGAGAGGTTCGACGGGTGCAAGCATTATAAGTGAGAAAACTGGCAAGCAGGCGTTTGATCTGGGCAATAAGATAAGGCTTTTTATATAGTGCTTTAATTGTTAATTTTTGGAATGTAATTTCATCTGTTACCATGACAAATCCGCAGGAACTGCTTGAAAAGTACATTAAGAACGAGAACCTCAGGAAACACTGCTATGCAGTTGAAACCTGTATGAAGTTTTATGCGAATAAACTGGGTGAGGATGAGGATAAATGGGGGGCTGTTGGTCTGCTTCACGACCTCGACTGGGAAATGTATCCTGACACTCATCCTAATA encodes:
- the asnS gene encoding asparagine--tRNA ligase, with translation MQKIRIKDIKNYVDQEVTLKGWLYNMRSSGKLMFPQIRDGSGIIQGVVVKSEVPEEVWEKFGTLTQESSIIVKGKVVVHHKKEDTYEIQVSDVEIIQIAEPYPISHKEHGIEFLMDERHLWLRSRRQVAILRVRNEIIHAIREYMYDNGFVLFDTPIFTPNACEGTSTLFSTKYFDMGDAYLAQSGQLYAEAGAMALGKVYTLGPTFRAENSMTRRHITEFWMMEPEMAYYDLEDDMDLIEDFLEYVVQRVIKNCAKELEELGRDVSKLEKVKKPFPRITYDEAIEILRKRDIPLIRKTDKGEEEIRPFPWGEDFGAPHEEAIVEEYDKPVMVHRWPAEAKAFYMKRDPENPKLVLGVDVLAPEGFGEIIGGSQREEDINVLQERIKEHELPMEAFEWYLDLRRFGSVPHSGFGLGIERMVSWICNLEHIREAIPFARRPNRITP
- a CDS encoding NYN domain-containing protein, which produces MEKIIIDGNNLMHKIPHIKDSREAVVEAVRSRVNKNVIFVFDGHGEDTINVRYSGNKSADDIIRQYIELNEGNTDLTIVSSDNAIAGLGKACACNVIKSEDFWNSISANDGVTRDKNVNQLYHYDDEKPGGMSRKDMKEFKKYFT
- a CDS encoding sulfite exporter TauE/SafE family protein — its product is MLEVVGYICAIAVGLILGLLGAGGAILTVPILVYIFGVNPVTATGYSLFIVGSTTFIGSLSYFKKGLVNLKTSIVFAVPSLISMFITRKFIIPSVPDTLLSINGFDLTKDLAVMIIFAVFMLGSSYSMIRGGVKEEHTREVVHKKDLILIAFYGFGIGFVTGIVGAGGGFLIVPALVLLAKIPVKSAIGTSLLIITINSLSGFAGDLLGHYDVEWGFLLTFLAFAIGGILIGSYLSHKISAARLKTSFGWFVLAMGSYILIREIIATLN
- a CDS encoding rhodanese-like domain-containing protein, yielding MKHEHIKIDEFKTKMDEGGYQVLDLRTPAEFEAGHIEGSYNLDFTHPGFHALIEALDKDKKYLLYCRTGNKSGQTMDIMKEKGFAESYNMLGGIVEWNDEGYDVVK
- a CDS encoding MBL fold metallo-hydrolase, whose amino-acid sequence is MEIKQFYDECLAHASYAILSEGEVALVDPARDPKPYYDFAKDNNAKITAVIETHPHADFVSSHLEISRHTGAKVYTSDLYGPKYDYTAFDDGDELKLGNITLQSINTPGHSPDSISILIKDEDGKDYALATGDTLFVGDVGRPDLRESAGAISKKREELARMMYNTIHEKLLNISDDVLVYPAHGAGSLCGKALSSDRYSTMGREKKTNYALQPMGEDEFIDVLLEGQPFIPKYFGYDVETNRQGAPDFEESVVNVPRIKTKDIKPGILIIDARMADEYRNGHLEGAINIAPGRAFETWLGSIVAPDEKYYLVALDDESVEKMIRRTAKIGYESKIEGALVNTGTVSSNADTIDYGDLKQNPQNYTIIDVRNPGELADFTIFDSAVNIPLAELRDRVSEIDTGKPVVVHCAGGSRGSTGASIISEKTGKQAFDLGNKIRLFI